In Musa acuminata AAA Group cultivar baxijiao chromosome BXJ2-10, Cavendish_Baxijiao_AAA, whole genome shotgun sequence, a genomic segment contains:
- the LOC135625596 gene encoding uncharacterized protein LOC135625596, producing the protein MALKFLNKKGWHTGSLRNIENVWKAEQKHEAEQRKLEELRKQIQDEREKSEFRLLQEQAGLVPRQERLDFLYESGLAVGKGSSDGFKALQAPPVAASTTSTSDASSSKAAVPGALFEDKPQSANDTWRKLHSDPLLLIRQREQEALARIKNNPIKMEMIKKSVEDEKKKKQDKKEIKRHKDHHHSRSKHDKRSLRRYSDSEYTSDTQEEKTRERQTSVQQEGRSKRRKHSSRDHSDSEDAKEGAEGKKKSDCPTYEHYQHRSSKYDKHSLKDYSDSRRAGECEEEGKYRHTILECQQHIHSKNEKHSSIGHSYSRYTHKEDGRRSNYSASEQHHTDSELGMEDKNRETSRQREQPGYNRRRGVPKMSEEERAARLREMQLDAELHEEQRLKRLKRATEADAQEAMRASFSRGKNFLVAAENSIYGAEKGGSATIEESVRRRAYYSQGSSAAHESNAFRR; encoded by the exons ATGGCGTTGAAATTTCTGAACAAGAAGGGATGGCACACCGGGAGCCTCCGGAACATCGAGAACGTGTGGAAGGCGGAGCAGAAGCATGAGGCCGAGCAGCGCAAGCTCGAGGAGCTCCGCAAGCAGATCCAGGACGAGCGCGAGAAGTCCGAGTTCCGCCTCCTCCAGGAACAGGCCGGCCTCGTCCC GAGGCAAGAAAGGTTGGATTTTCTCTACGAGTCAGGATTGGCGGTGGGAAAGGGGAGTTCAGATGGGTTCAAGGCTCTTCAAGCACCACCAGTGGCGGCTTCCACTACCTCAACATCCGATGCTAGTTCCTCCAAG GCTGCCGTTCCTGGAGCTCTATTTGAGGATAAGCCTCAGTCTGCAAATGATACTTGGAGGAAACTTCACTCTGACCCTTTGCTCCTTATCCGTCAGCGTGAGCAGGAAGCACTTGCTCGAATAAAGAATAATCCCATAAAGATGGAAATGATTAAGAAATCT GTAGAagatgagaaaaagaagaagcaagataagaaagaaataaaaaggcATAAGGATCATCACCACAGTAGGTCAAAGCATGATAAACGCTCATTGAGACGTTATTCTGATTCAGAATACACAAGTGATACTCAGGAAGAGAAGACAAGAGAGCGTCAAACATCTGTACAGCAAGAAGGTAGGTCGAAGCGTCGGAAACATTCATCAAGAGATCATTCAGATTCTGAAGATGCTAAAGAAGGTGcagaagggaaaaaaaagagtGATTGCCCGACATATGAACATTACCAGCACAGAAGTTCTAAGTATGATAAGCATTCTCTGAAGGATTATTCAGATTCAAGAAGGGCAGGTGAGTGTGAGGAAGAGGGGAAGTATCGTCATACAATATTAGAGTGTCAGCAACATATCCACTCAAAGAACGAGAAGCACTCATCCATAGGCCATTCATATTCAAGATACACTCACAAGGAAGATGGGAGAAGGTCTAATTATTCTGCGTCTGAACAACATCATACTGATTCTGAGCTTGGCATGGAAGACAAGAACAGGGAAACCAGCAGGCAAAGAGAACAGCCTGGCTATAACCGTCGTCGCGGTGTACCAAAGATGTCGGAGGAAGAGAGAGCAGCTCGGCTAAGAGAGATGCAACTGGATGCAGAGCTCCACGAGGAGCAAAGGTTGAAGCGGTTGAAGAGAGCAACGGAGGCTGATGCCCAAGAAGCAATGAGGGCAAGCTTTTCAAGAGGCAAGAATTTTTTGGTTGCTGCCGAAAATAGCATATATGGAGCTGAAAAGGGAGGGAGTGCTACGATAGAAGAGAGTGTCCGTCGTCGTGCTTACTACTCGCAGGGAAGCTCAGCAGCCCATGAGAGCAATGCATTTCGGCGGTGA
- the LOC135624310 gene encoding uncharacterized protein LOC135624310, translating to MRKEGAVGRYKRATAPLDETARARLWDSAGGEPAEESPDSADELADLVDSFYDVEEDPEARDGRKRRSNGSRLRSWREEGLRGGDWWRSLEAVLGESEGDSMSGRIRATAEGALEVVGSTKGAKRRVVSLLRKKGLDAGLCKSSWERADRVPGGYHEYIDVITRGGARYIVDINLAAEFEIARPTTDYVMLLRVLPAVFVGSRDLLERVVNLMCAAAAESIRGAGMQVPPWRRREYVRAKWFSSYGRTTGGVLAEKGAVWVAGEAAGVSCWWWEAV from the exons ATGAGGAAGGAGGGAGCGGTGGGGAGATACAAAAGGGCGACAGCGCCGCTGGACGAGACAGCCAGGGCGCGGCTTTGGGATTCGGCAGGAGGCGAGCCGGCCGAGGAGTCCCCCGACTCGGCAGACGAGCTGGCCGACCTCGTTGACTCGTTCTATGACGTCGAGGAGGATCCGGAAGCGAGGGACGGCCGAAAGCGACGATCAAATGGGAGTAGGTTGAGGTCGTGGAGGGAGGAGGGGCTCCGGGGCGGAGACTGGTGGCGCTCGCTCGAGGCCGTGCTGGGCGAGTCGGAGGGAGACTCGATGTCGGGTCGGATTCGAGCAACGGCGGAAGGGGCCCTCGAGGTGGTCGGGTCTACGAAGGGGGCTAAAAGAAGGGTCGTCAGTTTGCTCCGAAAGAAAGGGTTGGATGCTG GGCTCTGCAAGTCCTCATGGGAGAGAGCTGACAGAGTCCCTGGCGGCTACCACGAGTACATCGACGTGATCACCAGGGGCGGCGCCCGCTACATCGTGGACATCAATCTTGCCGCAGAATTCGAGATCGCCAGGCCGACCACCGACTACGTGATGCTCCTCCGCGTCCTTCCGGCGGTGTTTGTCGGCAGCCGAGACTTGCTTGAGCGCGTCGTGAATCTGATGTGCGCCGCCGCAGCGGAGTCCATCAGAGGCGCGGGCATGCAAGTGCCGCCGTGGAGGCGGAGGGAGTATGTGCGAGCAAAATGGTTCAGCTCCTACGGGAGGACCACCGGCGGCGTGCTCGCAGAGAAGGGTGCCGTTTGGGTCGCGGGAGAGGCGGCAGGGGTCTCGTGTTGGTGGTGGGAAGCTGTGTAG
- the LOC135625942 gene encoding uncharacterized protein LOC135625942 — protein MKFGLQIGTSVDQHLWNSLSPILALGRVSWHSFDDPLFVVNSFDGFGGFPLFLKDPPANDIFDRSIQPPKKEKEEDLWTNTSPAAKGLPSEAPQVLRGDMGMKVEQVLHMVGGAGETSNALNYEFQEKSLFIMTKPMPEDAIEGVYELLLPERTVVADLGCSSGPNTFAGGLRGARRRQWHVGRHGASGATGDPVLLE, from the exons ATGAAGTTTGGATTACAGATAGGGACTTCTGTGGACCAGCATCTCTGGAACTCACTGTCTCCGATTCTTGCACTCGGCAGAGTTTCTTGGCATTCCTTTGACGATCCTCTCTTTGTTGTGAACTCTTTCGATGGATTTGGAGGCTTTCCTCTCTTCCTGAAAGATCCACCTGCAAATGACATCTTTGATAGAAGCATTCAGCCtccaaagaaggaaaaagaagaggaCTTATGGACTAATACAAGTCCTGCTGCTAAAGGCTTACCGTCAGAAGCACCACAAGTTCTCAGAGGAGACATGGGCATGAAGGTAGAACAAGTCCTTCACATGGTTGGAGGGGCGGGGGAAACCAGCAATGCTCTCAACTATGAGTTTCAG GAGAAATCACTTTTTATCATGACGAAGCCGATGCCGGAGGATGCAATAGAAGGGGTTTACGAGCTGCTGCTCCCTGAGAGAACGGTGGTGGCTGACCTCGGCTGTTCCTCGGGCCCTAACACTTTTGCTGGTGGTCTCCGAGGTGCTCGACGTCGTCAGTGGCATGTGGGGAGGCACGGGGCCTCAGGAGCCACCGGAGATCCAGTTCTTCTCGAATGA
- the LOC135624172 gene encoding anthranilate O-methyltransferase 3-like, translating into MGIKVEQVLHMVGGAGETSYATNSTLQEKTLYRTKPILDNAIEEMYRTLLPERLVVADLGCSSGPNTFLVVSEVLGVVGELRRRLEQKPPEIQFFLNDLPGNDFNNVFRSLERYGKKIEEEKGELLVPYYVVGVPGSFYGRLFPCTSVHFFHSSYCLMWLSQVPQALESDRGVPLNKGNIYITETSPPQVVEAYQEQYRRDFSSFLKSRYAELSVGGGMVLTFLGRKKQHPAMGDLSLLWGLLAEALNSMASEGVIVEEKVDSFNLPFYGPSMQEVKSVIHDEGLFDLDQAQMLESNWDPFDDSEDDLVFDNVANGKNVARYIRAVIEPLIAHQFGDAILDELFLRYADNVSKHCLKAKTKFTILVIGLKRKA; encoded by the exons ATGGGCATCAAGGTTGAGCAAGTCCTTCACATGGTGGGAGGAGCTGGAGAAACCAGCTATGCCACCAATTCCACGCTTCAA GAGAAAACGTTATATAGAACGAAGCCGATATTGGATAATGCCATAGAAGAGATGTATAGGACACTGCTCCCTGAGAGGCTGGTGGTGGCCGACCTCGGTTGTTCTTCCGGCCCAAATACCTTTCTGGTGGTCTCCGAAGTGCTCGGTGTCGTCGGTGAGCTACGTCGAAGGCTGGAGCAGAAGCCGCCGGAGATCCAGTTCTTCCTCAACGACCTCCCGGGGAATGACTTCAACAACGTCTTCCGGTCACTGGAAAGGTATGGGAAGAAGATCGAGGAAGAGAAGGGGGAGCTGCTTGTGCCCTACTACGTCGTGGGCGTGCCCGGCTCCTTCTACGGGAGGCTCTTCCCGTGCACAAGTGTTCACTTCTTCCACTCTTCCTACTGCCTCATGTGGCTCTCTCAG GTTCCTCAAGCACTTGAGAGTGATCGTGGTGTTCCACTGAACAAGGGGAACATCTACATCACAGAGACGAGTCCACCACAGGTTGTGGAAGCATATCAAGAACAGTACCGAAGAGACTTCTCCTCGTTCCTCAAATCTCGTTATGCCGAGCTGAGCGTGGGAGGGGGAATGGTATTGACATTCCTAGGAAGAAAGAAGCAACACCCAGCCATGGGCGATCTGAGCCTTTTGTGGGGACTCTTAGCGGAAGCTCTTAACTCCATGGCCTCAGAG GGAGTCATCGTAGAGGAAAAGGTGGACAGCTTCAATCTGCCATTCTATGGACCTTCGATGCAGGAAGTGAAGTCGGTGATCCACGACGAGGGTTTGTTCGATCTGGACCAAGCACAGATGTTGGAGTCCAACTGGGACCCGTTCGATGACTCCGAGGACGATCTTGTGTTCGACAACGTAGCGAACGGGAAGAATGTGGCGAGATATATACGAGCGGTGATCGAGCCGTTGATCGCACATCAGTTTGGGGACGCCATACTTGATGAATTGTTCTTGAGATATGCCGATAACGTTTCCAAGCATTGCCTCAAGGCCAAAACTAAGTTCACCATACTAGTCATTGGCTTGAAGAGGAAAGCttga